The proteins below come from a single Melospiza georgiana isolate bMelGeo1 chromosome 4, bMelGeo1.pri, whole genome shotgun sequence genomic window:
- the TUBAL3 gene encoding tubulin alpha chain-like 3, which yields MGNACWELYCLEHGIQADGTIPGSKQVKSMDPNSEQVDSSFETFFCETASGKHVPRAVFIDLEPTVIDEIRTGPYHGLFHPEQLISGKEDAANNYARGHYTIGKEIIDTVLSRIRKMADQCSGLQGFLVFHSFGGGTGSGFTSLLMERLSVEYSKKSKLEFSVYPAPQVSTAVVEPYNSILTTHTTLEHSDCSFMVDNEAIYDICHRNLDIERPTYTNLNRLIGQIVSSVTASLRFNGALNVDLIEFQTNLVPYPRIHFPLTTYAPIVSAEKAYHEQLSVPEITNACFEFSNQMVKCDPRRGKYMACCLLYRGDVVPKDVNAAIAAIKTRRSIQFVDWCPTGFKVGINYQPPTVVPGGDLAKVQRAVCMLSNTTAIAEAWARLDHKFDLMYAKRAFVHWYVGEGMEEGEFSEAREDLAALEKDYEEVGRDSADGEEDEGEEDEY from the exons ATGGGCAATGCCTGCTGGGAGCTCTATTGCCTGGAGCATGGCATCCAGGCCGATGGGACCATCCCTGGCTCCAAGCAGGTGAAATCCATGGATCCCAACTCCGAGCAGGTGGATTCCTCCTTTGAGACCTTCTTCTGTGAGACAGCCTCTGGCAAGCACGTGCCCCGGGCCGTGTTCATTGACCTGGAGCCCACTGTCATTG ATGAGATCAGGACGGGGCCCTACCACGGGCTCTTCCACCCGGAGCAGCTCATCAGCGGCAAGGAGGACGCTGCCAACAACTACGCCCGCGGGCACTACACCATCGGCAAGGAGATCATCGACACCGTGCTCAGCCGCATCCGCAAAATG GCTGACCAGTGCAGTGGACTCCAAGGCTTCCTGGTCTTCCACAGCTTCGGAGGAGGCACCGGCTCCGGCTTCACCTCGCTCCTAATGGAGCGGCTCTCCGTGGAGTACAGCAAGAAATCCAAGCTGGAGTTCTCGGTGTACCCGGCCCCGCAGGTGTCCACGGCCGTGGTGGAGCCCTACAACTCCATCCTGACCACGCACACCACGCTGGAGCACTCGGACTGCTCCTTCATGGTGGACAACGAGGCCATCTACGACATCTGCCACCGCAACCTGGACATCGAGCGCCCCACCTACACCAACCTCAACCGCCTGATCGGCCAGATCGTCTCCTCGGTCACGGCCTCGCTGCGCTTCAATGGCGCCCTCAACGTGGACCTCATCGAGTTCCAGACCAACCTGGTGCCCTACCCGCGCATCCACTTCCCGCTCACCACCTACGCGCCCATCGTCTCGGCGGAGAAGGCCTACCACGAGCAGCTCTCCGTGCCCGAGATCACCAACGCCTGCTTCGAGTTCTCCAACCAGATGGTCAAGTGCGACCCTCGCCGCGGCAAGTACATGGCGTGCTGCCTGCTCTACCGCGGGGACGTTGTCCCCAAGGATGTCAACGCCGCCATCGCCGCCATCAAGACGCGCCGCTCCATCCAGTTCGTGGACTGGTGCCCCACCGGTTTCAAGGTGGGCATCAACTACCAGCCGCCCACGGTGGTGCCCGGGGGGGACCTGGCCAAGGTGCAGAGGGCTGTGTGCATGCTGAGCAACACCACGGCCATCGCCGAGGCCTGGGCCCGCCTGGACCACAAGTTTGACCTGATGTACGCCAAGCGCGCCTTCGTGCACTGGTACGTGGGGGAGGGCATGGAGGAGGGCGAGTTCTCCGAGGCCAGGGAGGACCTGGCAGCCCTGGAGAAGGATTATGaggaggttggaagggactcgGCGGAcggggaggaggatgagggtGAGGAGGATGAGTACTGA
- the UCN3 gene encoding urocortin-3, which yields MSHPRLLLLLVLLAAAGAGRALSLSSAASILSCLQAALSEPRRILPEDNTVLDKRGSTSLEEAPEEDTEEEEEELGKRTFPGDGHHKYTSQAQGKGKGQQNRAKSDRRTKVTLSLDVPTNIMNILFNIAKAKNLRAKAAANAHLMAQIGRRK from the coding sequence ATGtcccaccccaggctgctgctgctcctcgtCCTGCTGGCAGCCGCCGGCGCCGGCCGCGCCCTCAGCCTGTCCAGCGCCGCCTCCATcctcagctgcctgcaggcCGCCCTCTCGGAGCCGCGGCGGATCCTTCCCGAGGACAACACCGTCCTGGACAAGCGCGGATCCACGTCCCTGGAGGAGGCGCCCGAGGAGGAcacggaggaggaggaggaggagctggggaaaagGACATTCCCAGGGGACGGCCACCACAAATACACGTCCCAGGCGCAGGGCAAGGGCAAGGGCCAGCAGAACCGGGCCAAGAGCGACCGGCGCACCAAGGTGACGCTGTCCCTCGACGTCCCCACCAACATCATGAACATCCTCTTCAACATCGCCAAGGCCAAGAACTTGCGGGCCAAGGCGGCGGCCAACGCGCACCTGATGGCGCAGATCGGCCGCAGGAAGTGA